One Streptomyces sp. L2 genomic window carries:
- a CDS encoding ABC transporter ATP-binding protein, producing the protein MATTLAKADEAVDCAARLAHVSKSYPGPGGQQLVLDDISLDVAPGEFVTLLGASGCGKSTLLNLVAGLDRPSAGSITTDGRPALMFQEHALFPWLTAGKNIELALKLRGVPKAERRGKAEELLELVRLKGAHGKRVHELSGGMRQRVAMARALAQESSLLLMDEPFAALDAITRDVLHDELTRIWAETGLSVLFVTHNVREAVRLAERVVLLSSRPGRVAREWRVDIPQPRRIEDAPVAELSLEITEVLRGEIRRHGQH; encoded by the coding sequence ATGGCCACGACTCTCGCCAAGGCCGACGAGGCGGTCGACTGCGCCGCCCGCCTCGCGCATGTCTCGAAGTCCTATCCCGGACCCGGTGGGCAGCAGCTCGTCCTGGACGACATCAGCCTCGATGTCGCTCCGGGTGAGTTCGTCACCCTCCTGGGGGCCTCGGGCTGCGGCAAGTCGACGCTGCTGAACCTGGTGGCGGGCCTGGACCGGCCCAGCGCCGGGTCCATCACGACGGACGGCCGGCCGGCGCTGATGTTCCAGGAGCACGCCCTGTTCCCGTGGCTGACCGCCGGCAAGAACATCGAACTCGCCCTGAAGCTGCGGGGCGTTCCGAAGGCCGAGCGGCGCGGCAAGGCCGAGGAGCTGCTCGAACTCGTGCGGCTGAAGGGCGCGCACGGCAAGCGGGTGCACGAGCTGTCCGGCGGCATGCGCCAGCGGGTGGCGATGGCGCGGGCGCTGGCCCAGGAGAGCAGCCTGCTGCTGATGGACGAGCCGTTCGCGGCGCTCGACGCCATCACCCGGGACGTCCTGCACGACGAACTGACCCGTATCTGGGCGGAGACCGGCCTGTCCGTGCTCTTCGTGACGCACAACGTGCGCGAGGCCGTGCGGCTGGCCGAACGGGTCGTGCTGCTGTCCTCCCGTCCGGGCCGGGTGGCCCGCGAGTGGCGGGTGGACATACCGCAGCCGCGCCGCATCGAGGACGCCCCCGTGGCGGAACTGTCCCTCGAGATCACCGAAGTCCTGCGTGGGGAGATCCGCCGCCATGGCCAGCACTGA
- a CDS encoding ABC transporter permease, which yields MASTDTTTAPDSGSVEAGLDALETTQSGRTPWRKTFVDKIVPPLTAIVVVLVVWQGLISFGVVGDPTKLPSPGAVWHALRRDWLQGTLLGYIWTSVSRGLLGFCFALLIGTPLGLVVARVKFVRAAIGPILSGLQSLPSVAWVPPAVIWLGLNNSMMYAVILLGAVPSIANGLVSGVDQVPPLFQRAGRTMGATGLKGTWHITLPAALPGYVAGMKQGWAFSWRSLMAAEIIASFPDLGVGLGQLLENARTASDMAMVFEAILLILFVGIAIDLLIFSPLERWVLRSRGLLVRG from the coding sequence ATGGCCAGCACTGACACGACGACCGCCCCGGACTCCGGGAGCGTGGAGGCGGGCCTCGACGCGCTGGAGACCACGCAGTCGGGCCGCACCCCGTGGCGGAAGACGTTCGTCGACAAGATCGTGCCGCCCCTCACCGCGATCGTGGTGGTGCTGGTGGTGTGGCAGGGCCTGATCAGCTTCGGCGTGGTCGGCGACCCCACGAAGCTGCCGTCGCCGGGCGCGGTCTGGCACGCGCTGCGCCGGGACTGGCTGCAGGGCACCCTGCTCGGCTACATCTGGACATCCGTCTCGCGCGGACTCCTCGGCTTCTGCTTCGCCCTGCTGATCGGCACGCCGCTGGGTCTGGTGGTGGCCCGGGTGAAGTTCGTGCGCGCGGCGATCGGGCCGATCCTGTCCGGTCTCCAGTCGCTGCCGTCGGTGGCGTGGGTGCCGCCGGCCGTGATCTGGCTGGGCCTGAACAACTCGATGATGTACGCGGTGATCCTGCTGGGCGCGGTGCCGTCGATCGCCAACGGCCTGGTGTCCGGCGTGGACCAGGTGCCGCCGCTGTTCCAGCGGGCGGGCCGCACGATGGGCGCGACCGGGCTGAAGGGCACCTGGCACATCACGCTGCCGGCGGCGCTGCCCGGCTACGTGGCCGGCATGAAGCAGGGCTGGGCGTTCTCCTGGCGGTCGCTGATGGCCGCGGAGATCATCGCGAGCTTCCCCGACCTGGGCGTGGGCCTCGGCCAACTGCTGGAGAACGCGCGGACCGCGAGTGACATGGCGATGGTGTTCGAGGCGATCCTGCTGATCCTGTTCGTCGGTATCGCCATCGACCTGCTGATCTTCAGCCCGCTGGAGCGGTGGGTACTGCGCAGCCGCGGTCTGCTGGTGCGGGGCTGA
- a CDS encoding sirohydrochlorin chelatase, with translation MAAPVLVVVAHGSRDPRHAATVHALVERVRSLRPGLRVETGFLDFNVPSVPAVLESLAADGVRDVVALPLLLTRAFHAKADIPAVLRAAPARLRIRQAEVLGPSPLLLSALERRLYEAGLTPADKSSTGVVLASAGSTDPEAGAVIADIAREWWRTGWCAVRPAFASASLPRTEDAVRELRALGCERVAVAPYVLAPGFLPDRIARGAAGADVLADVLGPAPEVARLLLRRYAEANRPALTALGA, from the coding sequence ATGGCCGCCCCCGTCCTCGTCGTCGTCGCCCACGGCAGCCGCGATCCGCGGCACGCCGCGACGGTGCACGCCCTGGTGGAGCGGGTACGGTCGCTGCGGCCGGGCCTGCGGGTGGAGACCGGGTTCCTGGACTTCAACGTGCCGTCCGTGCCGGCCGTGCTGGAGTCGCTCGCGGCGGACGGTGTGCGGGACGTGGTCGCGCTGCCGTTGCTGCTGACGCGGGCGTTCCACGCCAAGGCGGACATCCCGGCCGTGCTGCGGGCGGCTCCGGCGCGGCTGCGGATCCGGCAGGCCGAGGTGCTCGGCCCGTCCCCGCTGCTGCTGTCGGCGCTGGAACGGCGGCTGTACGAGGCGGGGCTGACGCCCGCCGACAAGTCCTCGACCGGGGTCGTGCTGGCCTCGGCGGGGTCGACGGACCCGGAGGCGGGCGCGGTGATCGCCGACATCGCGCGGGAGTGGTGGCGCACCGGTTGGTGTGCCGTGCGACCCGCGTTCGCCTCCGCATCTCTGCCCCGCACCGAGGACGCGGTGCGGGAACTGCGGGCGCTGGGCTGCGAGCGCGTCGCGGTCGCGCCGTACGTGCTCGCACCCGGCTTCCTGCCGGACCGGATCGCGCGGGGCGCGGCCGGGGCGGACGTCCTGGCGGACGTGCTCGGCCCGGCACCCGAGGTGGCGCGGCTGCTGCTGCGCCGCTACGCCGAGGCGAACCGGCCGGCGCTGACCGCGCTCGGCGCCTGA
- a CDS encoding DsbA family protein gives MTHANTISANDTTAEPTRVDFYFDPACPFAWITSRWMLEVERQRPLDLRFHVMSLYLHNTGNELPDWYRDLVDRSIGPVRVAAAAAERHGAPVLRELYSAFGTRIHEQGVKDFDEVVTGSLAELGLPADLAGAAHDPAYDEAVRRGHDAGAEPETGHYVGTPTIHVDGTVWFGPVLRAIPRGAEAAELFDSFRVLARHPDVFELKRTRTGALRFD, from the coding sequence ATGACGCACGCGAACACCATCAGCGCCAACGACACCACCGCGGAGCCGACCCGGGTGGACTTCTACTTCGACCCCGCCTGCCCCTTCGCCTGGATCACCTCCCGCTGGATGCTGGAGGTCGAACGGCAGCGCCCGCTCGACCTCCGCTTCCACGTCATGAGCCTGTACCTGCACAACACGGGCAACGAACTGCCCGACTGGTACCGGGACCTGGTGGACCGCTCGATCGGCCCGGTGCGGGTCGCCGCGGCCGCCGCGGAACGCCATGGCGCACCGGTCCTGCGCGAGCTGTACAGCGCGTTCGGCACCCGGATCCACGAACAGGGCGTCAAGGACTTCGATGAGGTCGTCACCGGCTCCCTGGCCGAGCTGGGACTCCCCGCGGACCTGGCCGGTGCCGCCCACGACCCGGCGTACGACGAGGCCGTGCGCCGCGGCCACGACGCGGGCGCCGAGCCGGAGACGGGCCACTACGTCGGCACACCCACGATCCACGTCGACGGCACGGTGTGGTTCGGCCCCGTCCTGCGGGCCATTCCGCGCGGCGCGGAGGCGGCCGAACTCTTCGACAGCTTCCGGGTGTTGGCCCGCCATCCCGACGTCTTCGAACTCAAGCGCACCCGCACCGGTGCCCTCCGCTTCGACTGA
- a CDS encoding sigma-70 family RNA polymerase sigma factor, with amino-acid sequence MARLAERFEADRAHLAAVAYRLLGSAAEADDALQDAWLRAQQAETEGIENLTGWLTTIVTRVCLNHLRARRSRREEFVDAYEPQAAAATAPAPAAEAGDPARESLLADEVGVALLVVLDTLGPAERVAFVLHDMFAVPFDEIASVIERTPDATRQLASRARRRVRGRTPAPGADTRRRRAAVEAYLAAARGGDFAALVALLDPDVVLRADAFAAPTGEPVTVRGAESVARGATRAAIRAGHTGLALLDGDFGLVMAPHGRPRLALSFTFSADGTRITGIDIVAEPERLRKMGIEVAGTGD; translated from the coding sequence ATGGCGCGGCTGGCGGAGCGGTTCGAGGCGGACCGGGCCCACCTCGCGGCCGTGGCGTACCGGCTGCTCGGCTCGGCGGCCGAGGCCGACGACGCGCTGCAGGACGCCTGGCTGCGCGCCCAGCAGGCCGAGACCGAGGGCATCGAGAACCTCACCGGCTGGCTGACCACCATCGTCACCCGCGTCTGCCTCAACCACCTGCGCGCCCGCCGCAGCAGGCGCGAGGAGTTCGTCGACGCCTACGAGCCCCAGGCCGCGGCGGCGACCGCGCCCGCCCCGGCCGCCGAGGCGGGCGACCCGGCCCGGGAGTCACTGCTGGCCGACGAGGTCGGCGTCGCCCTGCTGGTCGTCCTCGACACGCTCGGCCCCGCCGAGCGGGTCGCCTTCGTGCTGCACGACATGTTCGCCGTGCCCTTCGACGAGATCGCGTCCGTGATCGAGAGGACCCCGGACGCCACCCGGCAACTGGCCAGCCGCGCCCGCCGCCGTGTCCGGGGCCGCACCCCCGCGCCCGGAGCGGACACGAGGCGCCGCCGGGCGGCCGTCGAGGCGTACCTGGCCGCCGCCCGCGGCGGTGACTTCGCCGCGCTGGTCGCCCTGCTCGACCCGGACGTGGTGCTGCGCGCCGACGCGTTCGCCGCCCCCACGGGCGAACCGGTCACGGTCCGGGGCGCCGAATCGGTCGCCCGGGGCGCCACGCGCGCCGCGATCCGCGCCGGACACACCGGCCTCGCCCTGCTGGACGGCGACTTCGGCCTGGTCATGGCCCCGCACGGCAGGCCGCGCCTGGCCCTCTCCTTCACGTTCTCCGCGGACGGCACGCGGATCACCGGCATCGACATCGTCGCGGAGCCGGAGCGGCTGCGGAAGATGGGGATCGAGGTCGCCGGCACCGGGGACTGA
- a CDS encoding DUF1697 domain-containing protein: MTTYAALLRGINVGGSRKLPMADLRELMTGLGHTGVRTHLQSGQAVFTPGTSDHGDEESLAARLAKAIEERFGFTVDVIVRDHAYLRAVAEACPFPAADLQPKQLHVTYFSAPVGPEHFAGIDQAAHLPEEFRLGDRCLYLYAPDGLGRSKLAELLSRRPPAKGVVATSRNWNTVLKLIELTAPPA; the protein is encoded by the coding sequence ATGACGACCTATGCGGCGCTGCTGCGCGGAATCAACGTGGGCGGCAGCAGAAAGCTCCCGATGGCCGACCTGCGCGAGCTGATGACCGGCCTCGGCCACACCGGCGTACGCACCCACCTGCAGAGCGGCCAGGCCGTCTTCACCCCGGGCACGTCGGACCACGGCGACGAGGAGTCCCTGGCCGCCCGGCTGGCCAAGGCGATCGAGGAGCGGTTCGGCTTCACCGTCGACGTCATCGTGCGCGACCACGCCTATCTGCGGGCGGTGGCCGAGGCCTGCCCCTTCCCGGCCGCCGACCTCCAGCCCAAGCAGCTGCACGTCACCTACTTCTCGGCCCCCGTCGGCCCCGAGCACTTCGCCGGGATCGACCAGGCCGCGCACCTGCCCGAGGAGTTCCGCCTCGGCGACCGCTGCCTCTACCTCTACGCCCCCGACGGTCTCGGCCGCTCCAAGCTCGCCGAACTCCTCTCCCGGCGGCCTCCCGCCAAGGGCGTCGTCGCCACCTCCCGCAACTGGAACACGGTCCTCAAACTGATCGAACTGACCGCTCCGCCGGCGTGA
- a CDS encoding MMPL family transporter, translated as MGNEDVRVRGLAARAGGWSARHRWAAVGIWVLFVVLAMGLGSAAGRVDVDENNQLKGETHTAAQIIDDAGIKEPAGETVLIQSRDGSGKATDAGFRAAVADVVKAVEGTGEVTGVTSPYDTHTISRDGRTALVQFDMRGDADTAADRVQPVLDAVAGVQKDHAGLRIAEIGGASMNKQYQDAFGNDFQQAEYSAVPVAFGILLVAFGALVAALLPVGLAITAIMATMGLMGLVSHVQPMSDTANSVMLLVGMAVGVDYCLFYLRREREERAAGRDAGTALRIAAATSGRAVIVSGVTVCVAMAGMLFTGLAEFEAMGLASLMVVAVAMVGSVTVLPALLSLLGERVEKGRLPFLGRGRRRSGGSRESRFWTAVLRGVLAKPLVSVLVAVGALLAVAAPALGMKTQQLTLDQEFGDSLPIVQTYDRLNAAFPGGSEPAQVVVKAKDINAPEVRQALADFKKRAISSGASRGPVTIKLHDAQNVAVVSVPLVGGSDMDKAVKSLDTLRDDVRPDTLGKVDGVQAPITGQVAGNHDFNDQLLGSVVPVFVFVIVFAFLLMLVSFRSLTVAITSIVLNLLSVAAAYGILVAVFQHGWGASLVGAEGVGAIVTWLPLFLFVILFGLSMDYHVFVVSRIREARARGRSTPDAIQHGVVTTAGVVTSAAVIMVAVFAIFGTLSMQSMKQMGVGLAAAVLIDATVIRGVLLPAVMALLGERNWYLPKWLHRLPDLTHDEAPEPPAAPVRDEGERLPV; from the coding sequence ATGGGGAACGAGGACGTGCGGGTGCGGGGACTGGCCGCCCGCGCCGGCGGCTGGAGCGCCCGGCACCGCTGGGCGGCCGTCGGCATATGGGTGCTGTTCGTCGTCCTGGCGATGGGGCTCGGCTCGGCCGCGGGCCGGGTCGACGTGGACGAGAACAACCAGCTGAAGGGCGAGACGCACACCGCCGCCCAGATCATCGACGACGCCGGGATCAAGGAGCCGGCTGGGGAGACCGTGCTCATCCAGTCCAGGGACGGCTCCGGGAAGGCGACGGACGCCGGCTTCCGCGCCGCGGTCGCCGATGTCGTCAAGGCCGTCGAGGGCACCGGCGAGGTCACCGGGGTGACCTCGCCGTACGACACCCACACGATCTCCCGTGACGGGCGCACCGCGCTGGTCCAGTTCGACATGCGGGGCGACGCCGACACGGCCGCCGACCGGGTCCAGCCGGTGCTGGACGCGGTCGCGGGGGTGCAGAAGGACCACGCCGGGCTGCGGATCGCGGAGATCGGCGGTGCCAGCATGAACAAGCAGTACCAGGACGCCTTCGGCAACGACTTCCAGCAGGCCGAGTACTCGGCGGTGCCGGTGGCCTTCGGCATCCTGCTGGTCGCGTTCGGCGCGCTGGTGGCCGCCCTGCTCCCGGTGGGCCTCGCGATCACCGCGATCATGGCGACGATGGGCCTGATGGGCCTGGTCAGCCACGTACAGCCGATGAGCGACACCGCCAACTCCGTGATGCTGCTGGTCGGCATGGCCGTCGGCGTCGACTACTGCCTGTTCTACCTGCGCCGGGAGCGCGAGGAGCGGGCCGCCGGACGGGACGCGGGCACGGCGCTGCGCATCGCCGCCGCCACCAGTGGCCGGGCGGTCATCGTCTCCGGTGTCACGGTGTGCGTGGCGATGGCGGGCATGCTGTTCACCGGGCTCGCCGAGTTCGAGGCGATGGGACTGGCCTCCCTGATGGTGGTCGCGGTCGCCATGGTCGGTTCGGTCACCGTGCTGCCCGCGCTGCTGTCGCTGCTGGGCGAGCGGGTGGAGAAGGGCCGGCTGCCGTTCCTGGGCCGTGGGCGCCGCCGCTCCGGCGGAAGCCGGGAGAGCAGGTTCTGGACGGCCGTGCTGCGGGGCGTGCTGGCCAAGCCGCTGGTGTCCGTGCTGGTCGCGGTCGGCGCGCTGCTCGCGGTCGCCGCGCCCGCGCTGGGCATGAAGACCCAGCAGCTCACGCTGGACCAGGAGTTCGGCGACTCGCTGCCGATCGTGCAGACCTACGACCGGCTCAACGCGGCCTTCCCCGGCGGGTCCGAGCCCGCGCAGGTCGTCGTCAAGGCCAAGGACATCAACGCGCCGGAAGTGCGGCAGGCGCTGGCCGACTTCAAGAAGCGGGCGATCTCCTCCGGTGCCTCGCGCGGCCCGGTCACCATCAAGCTGCACGACGCGCAGAATGTCGCCGTGGTGTCGGTGCCGCTGGTCGGCGGCTCGGACATGGACAAGGCGGTCAAGAGCCTGGACACGCTGCGCGACGACGTACGGCCGGACACGCTCGGCAAGGTCGACGGCGTCCAGGCTCCGATCACCGGCCAGGTCGCGGGCAACCACGACTTCAACGACCAGCTGCTCGGCTCGGTCGTCCCGGTCTTCGTGTTCGTGATCGTCTTCGCCTTCCTGCTGATGCTGGTGTCGTTCCGCTCGCTGACCGTCGCGATCACCTCGATCGTGCTGAACCTGCTGTCGGTGGCGGCGGCCTACGGCATCCTCGTCGCCGTGTTCCAGCACGGCTGGGGCGCCTCGCTGGTGGGCGCGGAGGGCGTCGGCGCGATCGTGACCTGGCTGCCACTGTTCCTCTTCGTGATCCTGTTCGGCCTGTCGATGGACTACCACGTGTTCGTGGTGTCCCGGATCCGTGAGGCCCGGGCCCGGGGCCGGTCGACGCCGGACGCCATCCAGCACGGCGTGGTCACCACGGCCGGGGTGGTCACCAGCGCCGCGGTCATCATGGTCGCCGTGTTCGCGATCTTCGGCACGCTGTCGATGCAGTCCATGAAGCAGATGGGCGTGGGCCTGGCGGCCGCCGTCCTGATCGACGCGACCGTGATCCGGGGCGTGCTGCTCCCGGCGGTGATGGCGCTGCTCGGCGAGCGCAACTGGTACCTGCCGAAGTGGCTGCACCGCCTCCCGGACCTCACCCACGACGAGGCCCCCGAGCCGCCGGCGGCCCCGGTCCGCGACGAGGGCGAGCGGCTCCCGGTCTGA
- a CDS encoding sugar ABC transporter substrate-binding protein, with protein MRTRITTVVAVLLLLLAGCSSGGRAHGGTVTLRFQSLAWQQESVAANKQLVKEWNATHPNVRVEYVQGSWDSVHDQLLTSFEGGEAPDIIHDASDDLADFAYGGYLADLTHLLPPGLRARIPGRSWDTATFEGRIYGVPFLQEPRVLIANATWLRAAHVRIPTPQHPWSWPEFRRITKKLSGHGRYGVAWPLKEPVSATLNLALSTGGRLFHRGADGKVNVRFTAADAVVPRTVHDQVALDHSTPAATLGSGGSDTLPGFFAGKYAMVPLGFSYRQQIVQQAPKGFRWEVLPAPAGADGLTQGVSPQTLSIATDCPHKKEAAAFLDFLLRPKNMVRLALGDWMLPTGTDALADPALHTGANGWATGTALAASLRPAPAQSVRGYPEWKDKVATPALQEYYSGAIGLAGLRDRLQKDGNLVLARYQR; from the coding sequence ATGCGGACGAGGATCACCACGGTCGTGGCCGTACTCCTGCTGCTGCTCGCGGGCTGCTCCTCGGGCGGCCGCGCGCACGGCGGGACCGTCACCCTGCGCTTCCAGTCCCTGGCCTGGCAGCAGGAGTCCGTCGCCGCCAACAAGCAGCTGGTGAAGGAGTGGAACGCGACCCACCCGAATGTCAGGGTCGAGTACGTGCAGGGAAGCTGGGACAGCGTCCACGACCAGCTCCTCACCTCCTTCGAGGGCGGCGAGGCCCCCGACATCATTCACGACGCCTCCGACGACCTGGCCGACTTCGCCTACGGCGGCTACCTCGCCGACCTCACCCACCTGCTGCCGCCCGGCCTCAGAGCGCGGATACCGGGGCGCAGTTGGGACACGGCGACCTTCGAGGGCCGGATCTACGGCGTGCCGTTCCTCCAGGAACCCCGGGTGCTGATCGCCAACGCGACCTGGCTCCGCGCCGCGCACGTCCGCATCCCGACCCCGCAACACCCCTGGAGCTGGCCCGAGTTCCGCCGGATCACAAAGAAGCTCAGCGGCCACGGCAGGTACGGGGTGGCCTGGCCGCTGAAGGAACCCGTCTCGGCCACCCTCAACCTCGCCCTCTCCACGGGGGGCCGTCTCTTCCACCGGGGCGCCGACGGCAAGGTCAACGTCCGCTTCACGGCCGCAGACGCGGTCGTCCCCCGCACCGTCCACGACCAGGTGGCCCTCGACCACAGCACCCCCGCCGCCACCCTGGGCAGCGGCGGCTCGGACACCCTGCCCGGCTTCTTCGCCGGCAAGTACGCGATGGTCCCGCTCGGCTTCTCCTACCGCCAGCAGATCGTGCAGCAGGCCCCCAAGGGCTTCCGCTGGGAGGTGCTGCCCGCCCCCGCGGGCGCCGACGGTCTCACCCAGGGCGTCAGCCCGCAGACCCTGTCCATCGCCACCGACTGCCCCCACAAGAAGGAGGCCGCCGCCTTCCTCGACTTCCTGCTCCGCCCGAAGAACATGGTCCGCCTCGCCCTCGGCGACTGGATGCTCCCGACGGGCACCGACGCCCTGGCCGACCCCGCCCTGCACACCGGCGCGAACGGCTGGGCGACCGGAACCGCCCTGGCGGCCTCGCTGCGCCCGGCCCCCGCGCAGTCGGTGCGCGGCTACCCGGAATGGAAGGACAAGGTCGCCACCCCGGCCCTCCAGGAGTACTACAGCGGAGCGATCGGCCTCGCCGGTCTCCGCGACCGTCTGCAGAAGGACGGCAATCTGGTCCTCGCGCGCTACCAGCGCTGA
- a CDS encoding carbohydrate ABC transporter permease: protein MRNHRTPRTATTPSPAGRTAARAGQYAALLAYLVFLAFPFLWLLSTAFKTPRELGSLHPAWIPRHPTLGNFRQAFDEQPLLHAALNSLLVALGAAVVAVLLATPMAYVMARHRGPLARAATGWVVISQAFPFVLVIIPLFLVLKNLRLIDSLAGLVLVYVVWSLPFALWMLVGYVRAVPVELEEAAAVDGAGRLRTLVSVTAPLLAPGLAATALFAFVTAWNEFFFALVLLKTPEHQTLPVVLTHFIGAEGVADLGPLAAAASLATLPSLLVFALIQRRITSGLLTGAVKS, encoded by the coding sequence ATGAGGAACCACCGCACGCCCAGGACCGCCACCACGCCCAGCCCGGCCGGTCGCACCGCCGCCCGGGCCGGGCAGTACGCGGCCCTCCTCGCCTACCTCGTCTTCCTGGCCTTCCCGTTCCTGTGGCTGCTGTCCACCGCGTTCAAGACGCCGCGCGAGCTGGGCAGTCTGCATCCGGCCTGGATCCCGCGCCACCCCACCCTGGGCAACTTCCGGCAGGCCTTCGACGAGCAGCCGCTGCTGCACGCCGCCCTCAACTCCCTGCTCGTCGCGCTCGGCGCCGCCGTCGTCGCCGTACTGCTCGCCACACCGATGGCGTACGTGATGGCACGCCACCGCGGCCCGCTCGCCCGCGCCGCCACCGGATGGGTCGTGATCAGCCAGGCGTTCCCCTTCGTCCTGGTGATCATCCCGCTGTTCCTGGTGCTGAAGAACCTGCGGCTGATCGACTCCCTGGCCGGACTCGTGCTGGTCTACGTGGTGTGGTCGCTGCCGTTCGCGCTGTGGATGCTCGTCGGCTACGTCCGCGCGGTGCCCGTGGAGCTGGAGGAGGCGGCGGCCGTCGACGGCGCCGGACGGCTCAGAACGCTGGTGTCGGTGACGGCGCCCCTGCTCGCGCCGGGCCTCGCCGCGACCGCGCTGTTCGCGTTCGTCACCGCGTGGAACGAGTTCTTCTTCGCCCTCGTGCTGCTGAAGACACCGGAGCACCAGACGCTGCCGGTCGTCCTCACCCACTTCATCGGCGCGGAGGGCGTCGCCGACCTCGGCCCGCTCGCCGCGGCCGCGTCCCTCGCCACCTTGCCTTCCCTCCTCGTCTTCGCGCTCATCCAGCGGCGGATCACCAGTGGACTGCTCACCGGGGCGGTGAAGAGCTGA
- a CDS encoding sugar ABC transporter permease yields MTSVAEARRPAGRPATDRAAWFLVLPALIPILLLSVGPLLYGLLLAFTDAQSGRTAATRWIGGLNFQDLLHDTLFWESFRIGLVWAVGVTLPQFLLALGLALLLDQDLRLRWAARALAIVPWAMPEVVVGIMWRVVYNPDAGVLNETLRHLGLGGGRDWLSGLGTALPAVIVVGVWAGLPQTTVALLAGLQNTPRELHEAAAVDGAGAWRRFRTVTWPVLRPVALAITALNLIWNVNSFALVYVLTNGGPGGKTRLPMLFAYEEAFRYGQFGYAAAMGCVMVAVIAILLAVFLAGRLRGGDDT; encoded by the coding sequence ATGACATCAGTGGCCGAGGCGAGACGGCCGGCCGGCCGTCCCGCCACCGACCGCGCCGCCTGGTTCCTGGTCCTGCCCGCGCTGATCCCGATCCTCCTGCTCAGCGTGGGCCCCCTGCTGTACGGGCTGCTGCTGGCGTTCACCGACGCACAGTCCGGCCGGACCGCGGCCACCCGCTGGATCGGTGGCCTCAACTTCCAGGACCTGCTGCACGACACGCTCTTCTGGGAGTCGTTCCGCATCGGCCTGGTGTGGGCGGTTGGCGTGACCCTGCCCCAGTTCCTGCTGGCGCTCGGCCTCGCCCTGCTGCTCGACCAGGACCTCCGGCTCCGCTGGGCCGCCCGTGCCCTCGCGATCGTCCCCTGGGCCATGCCCGAGGTCGTCGTCGGCATCATGTGGCGCGTCGTCTACAACCCAGACGCCGGCGTCCTCAACGAGACCCTGCGCCATCTGGGCCTCGGCGGCGGGCGGGACTGGCTGAGCGGCCTGGGCACCGCGCTGCCCGCCGTCATCGTCGTCGGCGTCTGGGCCGGCCTGCCGCAGACCACGGTCGCCCTCCTCGCCGGCCTGCAGAACACCCCGCGCGAACTGCACGAGGCCGCCGCGGTGGACGGTGCCGGCGCCTGGCGCCGCTTCCGCACGGTCACCTGGCCCGTGCTCAGACCGGTGGCCCTGGCCATCACCGCGCTCAACCTGATCTGGAACGTCAACTCCTTCGCCCTCGTGTACGTGCTCACGAACGGCGGACCCGGCGGAAAGACCCGGCTGCCCATGCTGTTCGCCTACGAAGAGGCCTTCCGTTACGGCCAGTTCGGCTACGCGGCGGCGATGGGGTGCGTGATGGTCGCGGTGATCGCGATCCTGCTCGCCGTCTTCCTGGCGGGCCGGCTGCGGGGAGGCGACGACACATGA
- a CDS encoding aminoglycoside phosphotransferase family protein produces the protein MDEARARDVLAAAKVLPGPAGGARLLALGENAVFAAGDLVVKVGRDAELLDRARRELDIAGWLAGAGVPAVRAAGPEPLLVAGHPVTVWHRLPDPVRPAGPRDLAELLRVVHALPAPPFTLPPRDLLGGVERWLRLAGDAIDAEDAACLRARRDGFAAAAAALTPRLTPGPIHGDALPRNVHVGPDGPVLVDLETFSADLREHDLVVMALSRDRYGLPADAYDAFTGAYGWDVRDWEGCAVLRGARETASCAWVAQHAPANPAALTEFRRRVDSLRSGDETVRWYPF, from the coding sequence ATGGACGAGGCACGGGCGCGGGACGTACTGGCCGCGGCGAAGGTGCTGCCCGGGCCGGCCGGCGGCGCACGCCTCCTCGCCCTGGGCGAGAACGCGGTGTTCGCGGCCGGCGACCTGGTGGTCAAGGTGGGCCGCGACGCCGAGCTGCTGGACCGCGCCCGGCGCGAGCTGGACATCGCCGGCTGGCTCGCCGGGGCCGGCGTCCCGGCGGTGCGGGCGGCCGGGCCGGAGCCGCTGCTGGTGGCCGGTCACCCGGTGACGGTGTGGCACCGGCTGCCCGACCCCGTACGCCCCGCCGGGCCACGCGACCTCGCCGAACTGCTCCGCGTGGTCCACGCACTCCCCGCGCCCCCCTTCACCCTGCCGCCCCGGGACCTGCTGGGCGGCGTGGAACGCTGGCTGCGGCTGGCCGGCGACGCCATCGACGCCGAGGACGCGGCCTGCCTCCGGGCACGCCGGGACGGTTTCGCGGCCGCGGCGGCGGCGCTGACACCCCGTCTGACGCCGGGCCCGATCCACGGCGACGCCCTGCCCCGCAACGTCCATGTCGGCCCGGACGGCCCCGTCCTCGTCGACCTGGAGACCTTCTCCGCGGACCTGCGCGAACACGACCTGGTCGTGATGGCCCTCTCCCGGGACCGCTACGGCCTGCCCGCCGACGCCTACGACGCCTTCACCGGGGCCTACGGCTGGGACGTGCGCGACTGGGAGGGCTGCGCCGTCCTGCGGGGCGCCCGCGAGACGGCGAGCTGCGCCTGGGTCGCCCAGCACGCCCCGGCGAACCCCGCCGCCCTCACCGAGTTCCGCCGCCGGGTCGACTCCCTGCGGTCCGGGGACGAGACGGTGCGCTGGTATCCGTTCTGA